Proteins from a single region of Mumia flava:
- a CDS encoding TadE/TadG family type IV pilus assembly protein — MTRRRRAGDRGSAVADYCLVMVLLVPLVLGVLQVGFVLHVRNTLTAAAADGARVAARADGSADSGADRTREAISRALSPRHARQVTVTTEKVAGQPVVVVRAESTVPALGVFGPQMDVSGTGRAILEPRL, encoded by the coding sequence TTGACACGACGGCGGCGGGCGGGTGACCGCGGCTCGGCGGTCGCGGACTACTGCCTGGTGATGGTTCTGCTCGTGCCGCTGGTCCTCGGTGTCCTCCAGGTCGGGTTCGTGCTCCATGTCAGGAACACCCTGACGGCCGCGGCGGCCGACGGAGCGCGGGTCGCGGCGCGGGCGGACGGCAGTGCGGACAGCGGCGCCGATCGCACCCGCGAGGCGATCAGCCGAGCGCTCTCCCCCCGGCACGCTCGTCAGGTCACGGTCACGACCGAGAAGGTGGCGGGTCAGCCGGTCGTCGTCGTCCGGGCGGAGTCGACCGTGCCGGCCCTGGGAGTGTTCGGCCCTCAGATGGACGTGTCCGGCACGGGTCGAGCGATCCTGGAGCCGAG